The proteins below come from a single Molothrus ater isolate BHLD 08-10-18 breed brown headed cowbird chromosome 3, BPBGC_Mater_1.1, whole genome shotgun sequence genomic window:
- the LOC118685695 gene encoding LOW QUALITY PROTEIN: serine/threonine-protein phosphatase 4 regulatory subunit 3B-like (The sequence of the model RefSeq protein was modified relative to this genomic sequence to represent the inferred CDS: inserted 1 base in 1 codon), with translation MEQWCHSLEVTQDLLESEEECXKEMGRISHLIDLPTCELHRLGEIADLVTSVRLSCTRKQKLALALKNEGYIPKLLQLFQVCESVKNTEGLHLLFDIVRGILYLDKAILFEVMFSDECILGVVGCLEYDPCLAQPGRHREFLTKTAKLQEVIPIRDPELRQKIRQTSRAHYIHTIIMPNPSDFEADFLSTLNSFISCSKEEILQALQKDEEFLPEVLAQLTNEATAGEQQCELMKFFKEFCAFSFTLPEKRDEFLQTLAKLGFLPTLEMLMGMGDLQVRAAATDILSYLVEFSPATIQQFVMQEAQQSENDTQLITEVIEQIIWSPNPEFGGHNQLMEILCALIDPEKMLAIASNLEILEFLDIFYDRYIHVLTVPLLADTSEEWYEIDNYQTAEILASVLELLSFCVERHKYHMKIFIIKKDLLRRTLVLMKSKHKFLALCALRFMRRIIGLKDELYNHYITLGNLFEPVVNAVLDNRNKCNLLKSASMELFEFIRKENIQFLIAHIVENFSDALESVKYIHTFQELKTKYEQEKYQQNEKLNSVSFILPGETFVKEAAVSQVDEDVQFSEGEEKAAPTSPASSNGSYPTYTTLTRVVTAPKRGLFEVFGYPDDEDDETSPKKRAHLDS, from the exons ATGGAGCAG TGGTGTCATTCTCTGGAAGTTACCCAGGACCTTCTTGAGTCAGAAGAGGAAT CTAAAGAAATGGGTAGAATTAGTCATTTGATAGACCTTCCCACCTGTGAACTCCACAGACTTGGAGAGATTGCAGACCTAGTGACTTCTGTTCGCCTCTCATGCACCCGTAAGCAAAAGCTAGCACTGGCCTTGAAGAACGAAGGCTATATTCCAAAGCTTCTACAGCTTTTCCAAGTCTGTGAGAGTGTAAAGAACACTGAAGGCTTGCATCTTCTGTTTGACATTGTGAGAGGAATTTTGTACCTGGACAAAGCCATTCTGTTTGAGGTGATGTTTTCTGATGAGTGTATTCTGGGTGTTGTTGGATGCCTTGAATATGATCCTTGTTTGGCTCAGCCAGGACGGCACAGGGAATTCTTAACCAAAACAGCAAAGCTTCAGGAGGTTATTCCTATCAGAGACCCTGAACTCAGGCAAAAAATCCGCCAGACGTCTAGGGCACATTACATTCACACCATCATCATGCCTAATCCATCGGATTTTGAAGCGGATTTTCTTTCTACCCTCAATTCCTTcatcagctgcagcaaagaGGAGATTTTACAGGCATTGCAG AAAGATGAGGAATTTTTGCCTGAAGTTTTGGCACAATTAACAAATGAAGCTACTGCTGGTGAGCAACAATGTGAATTG ATGAAGTTTTTCAAGGAATTCTGTGCCTTTTCTTTCACATTACCTGAGAAAAGAGATGAATTTCTTCAAACTTTGGCAAAGTTGGGATTTCTTCCAACTCTTGAAATGTTAATG GGAATGGGTGATCTGCAAGTTAGAGCTGCTGCTACCGATATATTGTCTTATCTAGTAGAATTTAGTCCAGCCACCATCCAACAATTTGTAATGCAAGAGGCCCAGCAGAGTGAGAAT gatACCCAACTCATCACTGAGGTCATTGAGCAGATAATCTGGAGTCCAAACCCTGAGTTTGGAGGACATAATCAGTTAATGGAGATTTTGTGTGCTCTGATTGATCCAGAAAAAATGCTGGCCATAGCTAGT AATTTAGAAATACTTGAATTTCTCGATATCTTCTACGACCGTTACATCCATGTTCTTACAGTGCCGCTTCTGGCTGATACATCAGAAGAATGGTATGAAATAG ATAATTATCAAACAGCAGAAATACTTGCCTCAGTTTTGGAGCTGTTGTCTTTTTGTGTGGAACGGCACAAGTATCACATGAAGATTTTCATTATCAAGAAAGATCTCCTAAGAAGAACACTGGTCTTGATGAAATCCAAACACAAATTTCTGGCCTTGT GTGCTCTTCGCTTTATGAGGAGGATAATTGGTCTGAAAGATGAACTTTATAACCATTACATTactctgggaaacctgtttgAACCAGTTGTAAATGCTGTGTTGGACAACAGGAATAAGTGCAACCTGCTCAAGTCTGCTTCGATGGAGCTGTTTGAATTCATCCGAAAG GAGAATATTCAGTTCCTTATTGCACATATAGTTGAGAACTTCTCTGATGCACTGGAATCTGTCAAATACATTCACACATTCCAGGAACTGAAGACAAAATATGAGCAAGAAAAATACCAGCAAAATGAGAAACTGAACAG TGTCTCCTTCATATTGCCTGGTGAGACATTTGTAAAAGAAGCAGCAGTCTCACAGGTGGATGAAGATGTGCAGTTCAGTGAAGGTGAAGAGAAGGCAGCTCCAACATCACCAGCAAGCTCCAATGGTTCCTATCCAACATATACAACCCTGACAAGAGTGGTGACAGCCCCCAAG AGAGGTCTATTTGAAGTATTTGGTTATCctgatgatgaagatgatgagaCATCGCCAAAGAAAAGAGCTCACCTGGATTCCtaa